The genomic window GTTTTCTGGGAACTGACACAGAGCTGGCAGCATAAAGGATCCCACAGTATGAATCCATGATTCACAGAGAACATGAGGGCTGTTCACCCTTTTTGTACGGTGTGAGGTTGGGACTGCCTCATCTTAAGAGCATTATGGCTTTTCATTTATAGTCGTCATAGCTATAGGCGTACCGTACGACAGGGCATACGTTATCTGCGCTATTGCACAACCAGGGCTGAGAACCTTCGTGTCAATGTAGCAACTTATGAAACGGGGAAAAAAGAGCAGAGAACGAGTGTAGATAGATTCTGTAGACAGACGGATACAGACAGAGCAACCCTCacaaaaattaaatgtttgcggcatatttgcagcaaacttgtgggtgatttgtgaggaacaaatgagttcactagaaaatatcGCTAGAAGTTTGCCAGTGTTTGGCCGCTAGAGGCAAACTTCCCAGGAAAGTTTTGGCAACAATGACAGTACCTAAAGTTTTGGCAACAAGGACAGTACCTAAATCCAAGCTCCTGCATTCTACGCCGTACTGTCCTCTCCGACGAATTGAGCAGGCTCGCGATTTTTGTTGCGGTCATTCCTAACTGCACATAGGCTGTAATTGTCTCGGCAGGGATATCCTGCCTGGGCCGGCCTCGTGTGATACAAGGGGACTCTAGGGCCACTACGGCCTCGTCTTGGACCGATCTGGCTGCCATCTTGCCGTCAACCAACAGCGTTTATTGATGTAAAGCTAAATCATGATCATGGTAGGCGCATTTAATTTGTCGTCACCAGAGCACCACCCACATACATCTCATTAACAATGCAGCTCATTTGCATGTTGTGAActtgaaaataaaaatgaaaatcgagaaatggaaaataaatcgcAAGCAGGTGtcagttttcattttatttatcattttGGCATACATTGTGCGCATTGTCAGGAAAAGGCAAAGTCAAAGTGaagtttgcattttcattttccaactaacattttcatttttggcaGTAATATACCAGGATggtaatgaaaatgaaatgacaaatagacgttttcaatttatttttatttttgtcacaAATGTATCGTGTTTATCAGGAAAATTAAAAGCCAAATGtatatatttaattttatttttaaatttggcAGGATAATTGCACTGACACTTTGAAAATTAAATGGCAAAACgagtttttcattttaatttcactgttttcattttaattgtATTAATGGCAGGAAAACCCCCCCATACaccaataatggcaaacttccagtgaacttctggtAACAAACCTaatttgctgcaacattgcCAAAAGTTTGTGAGAAAAGCACAAACTGTTTGTGAGAAAGCAACTGTTTGTGAGAAACCTGCATTtctgagaaaaaagagagacagagacagagagagagaaagagagatagctGTGCCAGCCTGAGGTGGTGGAGAAACAGGTTTCAGTGGTATCAGCAGCCAGAAAAAGGACTgggtctcactcacacacacacacacgcacacacacacacacacacacacacacacacacacacacatgcacacaagcacacgcacagactGGGTCTCTGCTACAGGCgatgggctcacacacacaacacagcctcagaggatgggagagggagagtcagtcagtcaggcaATAAAAGAGCCTACAGCTAGCGCATCGCTACAGCTAGCGCATCGCTAATCCATGTTTGGCAGTTGGTGTTTACCACACTACTGGCTCATGAACTACATTATTtaatagagagaagagaaggcagAGTTCAAAGCAAAAGTGAGTGAtagaggaaaaataaaaaagacagagtggggggttggggttaaAGACTAGGGGTGTACCTGCTAATCTATGTTAGCAGCATGTGTCTAACCACACTCTACTGTTAAGGCTAACAGTAACCTTTTTTCTCTTTAGGCAGGGTTATTATCAGGGATGCTGTGTGCAATAGGCCTACCGCTGCCTCATGAACTCGACTCACGGACCCTCCATCCCACCTTTATTACCAGAAAGACCTagaggaatcttatagtattttgggacacaATAATGTTATCGGAATACTAGAGATAtaataggaatcttatagtattttgggacacaTGATAACATTATCGGAATACTACAGAtattataggaatcttatagtatttcgAAATAGACAGAAAGGATATTCTAGAGGTATTACGGAACATCACAGAAGTACTACACTCTACCATAGAACTACTATAGAAATTGCACTGCTAGCTCTTTTTTCGTAAGGGCagtcatttggacaactttccATCTACCTGAACATCCCATCTACACTGTCCATTCATCAAACGGCTTATGTCTACAGGATATGGGATTACCCTAGAACTAACTTCTCGCCAATCCATGGGCAACTGCCTAATGACCACTGATATGATGATAATGATAGATGATGACTGCCTAATGATCCACAACTGCCTAATGACCTAGATTtactgagagagtgagaagaactaagaaaagagagagagtaaagcgacagagagagaaaaaaaggtgaAGAAGACACAGGAGTCTACCCCACAGCTAGACTCATGTAACCACTGGTGATTGGTAGGGGATTAGATGGAATGAAAGGATTGAGTCATCGATGCCCTGAACAACAGAACAGATAGATCATGTCACAGTGACAAAGAGTTGAGATGACGGGTGAGCGTCTGATCTGGATCTGTAGCTTTGTAATCAGCCAGCTACACAGGCCTAGAGGGGATAACAAGACGAGCGGGGCACATCACACAAGAGAAAGGCACGGGGCAGGGGTGGGGTGGCTGCAGGCGCAGGTGcaggatggaggggggggggtaaagggcCCTTGGGTGACAAACAGGTTACAGGGTTCCTCCGTTGCATGAATCAAACAGCCCATCCATCCACCCTTCTAACCttgttacatatatatatatatatatatatatatatatatatatcttgacATACTGGCTGTCTGTAGTCATGTCTGTAGTCATGTCCAAAcagcatgcatgtatgtatgcatgtatatgtgtgtccgtatatgtatatatgtatttctaaaacggatagttccggtccttgaatatgattggctgaatcgcgtttgatgctgttgtaaaatccagcacaaacatacaccatgatcgcatttcgttctatactACTGCGCTACTACAACTTCATAGAAAAGTTAGAGTGGCTGatctcgacgttgcttggcaaccatacagatagaggaaatatactTATTGGCGGACGAATGATTATCTGTGAATAAATAATTTTATTTCTCGTTGTTGTGCCTTTATTTCATGaaatcttgccagatatgcATGTATGTGGTAAACATTTTAGAACACTGGAGTCCATAGGTTACACCGATTTTAGAACACCTAAGGGGGCTGTAGCCGTTCTCCCAGTCTTTACCACCGAGtctgtaggttacactgattttagaacacCTAAGGGTTTTAGGTCCAATTGCGCGTCGAGCCTAACAATGGCCCTTAGCTGTTATAAAATCAGTGTAAACTACGGCCTCTCAGGGCTTAATGCTACCGGTACACTACACTACAGGTACAAGTACACTACCGGTAAAAAGCTTGGGGTCCCCTAGAAAATtctattccactccattatagacagaataccagctgtgATTAGttgcactgttttttttttttttttttaaatcagggcagcagttttgtttgttttgtttacagttATGTAGCACTCTGCTatcctggaaatccagagttctcgcgagattACCAGGGTcgggattttccaggctaacaCTCTGCACTGTGGACCAAACAAAATATGAAGAGAAGTTACCAGTTTTTTTCTTGGCAGGGCTCTTGGTGATGACGGCATTGTTGTCCTGACTCTTGTTGGCGCGGTGcttgtgctgttgttgtttgtgttgttgttgttgttgtttttgttgttgttgtttctgtTGTTTACTGGTGGACGGCTTCTGCCGGAGCACCTTGTCCAGGTCGGACATGATCTTCAGCTGGTGACGTCGCTCGTACTCCTCCCGCGTGAAGTCGCCCCGCCTCTGGGGAGTGGACGGGGGTGTGGCCTGTGACCGCTGGACAGGGGGCGGGGCAAAGAAAGAGGAAGTGGGGAGGGACTGGGAGAGGCGGAGCTCGTCTGCAGACGACGCCCGACTGTGGGCGGAACAGGGGGGAAAAGGAAGGGGGGGAAAATATGAAGAAGGGTGATAAGAAACTACCAAAGATAaagaagttaaaaaaaaactaccAAAAGCAATTCATCACTTATCTAATAAAAATCTAATTATGACAGCAAACTTCATTATAAAACATAGACTCATTCAAGTCAATGGGGATTCTAATCACATTCTGATGAGTCATATAATAAATGCAACTAAAATGTAAAGAAAATTATATCAAACATGAAACAGGGATACAAAACACGTATCTGTTACTGTGATTTCTCGCCTATTAACAGAGGTTTACACATTGACTTTGCCAAATTTATTCAGATTGGAAGGTTAACACATGGGGGCATAGTGGTCTAAGGGGTTAGGCTGTCAATTGTAAGATTGCTGGTTTGAGTCCCAGATGATGCAAGGTACGTCATCTGCATAGTCTCAGTCCACccagctgtaaaatgtaacttaagtatagtataagtatatatactcttttgatcccgtgagggaaatttggtctctgcatttatcccaatccgtgaattagtgtaacacacacagcacacagtgaacacacagtgaggtgaagcacacactaatcctggcgcagtgaccagtaggccacggctgccccaagtatACACCGTATACACCGTATACACCTAAGTATACACcgtcaaataaataaacaaaaacaaaagcaacGTTGGCCTAGAAACACTGCAGACATGTCTGTGGAAATGCCTCTTTACTCTTGCATGTGATTCATGTTTATTTTCCTAACTTATTTACGAGAGCCCCGTTTTCACAAGGAgataatacagtttttctcaattgtttacacacaattACTGGTACTTGAGACACAATGACCACAACATGTAACTCGTGCACCAACGCCCTGAACCAATTCTGCTAAACTACAAGCACAATTCCTGCTTTACACTCAAACTGCAGTTCTAAAGCACACCTTTttcaaaacactacacacaatgtTCATTTTCCTAACTTATTTATGAGGGCCCCGTTTTCATAAGGAGATAATAATACTCTGACAGTTGACCTAGTTCTTCTCAGTGAGTATCTGCTATGCATCCACCAACAACGCCTTTAGCCTCAACACGTAATCTACTGAGGGCTTGCACACCACAAGGAATGTGTTAAGGTTACTGAAGCATGAATATGGCAGCCCTGAATTAGCAAACAcgttttatcacacacacacaaacacaaacacacacacacacacacacacacacacacacacacacacacacaaggaatgtGTTAAGGTTACTGAAGCGTGAATATGGCAGCCCTGAATTAGCAAACACGTtttatcacacaaacacaaacacacacacacacacacacacacacacacacacacacaaggaatgtGCTGAGGTTTCTGAAGCGTGAATATGGCAGCCCTGAATTAGCAAACACGTTTTATCACAATAAATATGATCAGGTTAATTGGAGTGTGAAAAGAACATGAGCTATTCAGTTTTGTGTTTCAATCTATGTaagtgtgtttttatgtttctGTTGTACATGCACGCGGTAacaggtgtatgtgtggtgttggtgcatgcatgcgtgtgtgtgtgtgtgtgtgcgtgagtgtgtgtgtgggtgtgtgcgtatgtgtgagagtgtgtgtatatgcgccTATGTACCTGTGGACACACAtctatgtgtgtttacatgtgtacacggtagtatttgtgtgtgtgtcagtgtgtatgtctgtgcatgagtatgtatgtatgaatgcacCTGCAGATGAATGTGCATCCATGcatctttgtatgtgtgcactgaatgtgcttatgtgtgtgtatgatgtcatgcatgcctgctgtgtgtgtgtgtgtgtgtgtgtgtgtgtgtgtgtttgtgtatgcttatgtgtgtgtgtgtgtgtgtgtgcgcgcgtgtttgAGTGCGTTggtgtgtgcctatgtgcatgcttctgtgagtgtgtgtgggtgtgtgtgtgggtgtgtgtgtgtgtgtgtgagtgtgtatgtgtgtgagtgtgtgtgagtgtgcgtgtgcatgtgcgtgtgtgagtgtgtgtgagtgtgcgtgtgtgtgtgtgcatgtatgtgtgtgagtgtgtgtgagtgtgtgtgcatgtgcgtgtgtgagtgtgtgtgtgtgtgtgtgcgtgtgcgtgtgcgtgtgtgagtgtgtgtgtgtgtgtgtgagaaggatacctgttctctctctcctgctcctggcggcgtctcctcatctcctcgGCTCTCCTCTGTTGTCTCTCCAGAAGAGCTGCTTTCCTCTGGGCCATCTCCTCCTCCGACAGGCcctcctcctacacacacacacacacacacacacacacacacaaacacacacacaaacacacatgcatacacgcacacgcacatgcatacacgcacacgcacatgcataaacacagatacacacataacacaaacacactcttagAAAGAGATCTGAAGTACATGCACATCTGCAATACGTATTTATGTAAagtccatgcacacacagtatcATTTAACATACTCAATCCAATTCTGACTGTAGTGATGATACATTGACCATATTACGTGTCTGATGATTATTGAATATAGAGGATGTTATGTATATAATAGACAATTGTTATATAGATGatgttatgttatatgtatATTAAAGATGATTGTTATATAGATGATGTTGTGTTATATATATTATAGATGATTGTTATTCTTATGTTATATAACATAATCTGTGCCCCTACTGGCTCTACCACTCTTACATTCTCATCTGCAGATGCCCTCAGGTGAAACAGGTGCACTATGAGAACAGATTGTAccatgactgacacacacacacacacacgcacacacatgcaaacacacacatgcacacacatacacacgcacacacacacacacacgtacgtacgcacacacacacacatacacacacacatgtacgcacacacacacacgtacgtacgcacacacacacacacacgtaagcacacacacacagacacacacgcacacttactctctttttctttctttctatttctctctcatgtacgcacacacatacactctctctcaaacacacatctgCTCCACAAATTTCTgtgccacacacatgcacatacacagatgtgaacactctgtctctctgcctcaccctgAAGAAGAACCCGACGCCTCCTTTGGTGTCTGACTCTGTCTGGTCACTCATGGAGTCGGACGAGAAGATCTCCGGCCCCAGCTCCTGATCCGTCTCCTCGCCGCCCCCTAGTGGCCCCTGCAGGGACGACAGCGCCTCCTCCAGCAGCTGCTCActatcctcccctcctccttctcctcctccttctccctctgtctccacctccacctctccgTCTGTCAGGCCGCCACTGATCATGAGGTCGCTGTCAAAGGAGCACTCGGACGGGGCCCCCGAGCTGCTGCCTCCCCCTACACTGCTCCCGCCGGCCACCGACCCTGGAGGTCTCGGGAAAGCAGCTCCGGTAGCAATAGCgctagcattagcattagcattagcaatAGCAATAGCGCTAGCATTAGCGCTAGCGTTAGCATTAGCGGTTGCTAAAGCTTGAGCAGCGGTAATGGTAGccggaggagcaggaggaggacccACGTCGAGCTCCAGGCTGAACATGGCCACGTGCTCGTCGCTCGAGCCCGACTCGGAGGTGCTTTCTTCGGGCTTGAGCGCATGGGAAGGTCCCTTGTGCGTGGGGGTCTGAGGCGTGGGGGTCTGCGGCCCGCCGAAGCGGAGCGAGGACGACGTCTGCACCTGGCACTTGCTGGGCGAGACGCGGCGCAGGTGCGGGAGCGTGTCGACGCTCTGCGGTGTCGTCAGGACACGGGCCAGCGGCGGGAAGCGTAGGTCGGAAGGACGCGCGGGCGCCCTCTGCCGACGGGGACTCTTGGGGACAGAGGACGAGGGGCTCTTGGGGACAGTGGACGAGGGGCTCTTGGGGACAGTGGACGAGGGGCTCTTGGGAGTCTTCCGGCCAGCGGAGGCAGAGCCGGTGGCGGTCGCCTGAGGGGACTTGGGCGCGGCACTGGGCAGAGCTTGGTGGTTGTGGGCGGACCGCGAGGGCGAGGACGGGGACATATCACGAGTGGACTCTCGAGACAGGCGAGGGACAGAGGCCGATGCCGATGCCGAGGCCGAGCCTTTGGGGCTGGCCGGTATGACCCAGGCCTTGCTAGGGGGCGGAGTCTTCCTGAAGGGAGTGGTCTTGGTGGGCGTGGTCTTCTTGGCCCCGCCCATGAGCTTCTGCTGTTGCTCCGTCAGCTTCTGCATGTCCTTTTGTAGCGCCTGCAGGGCGGAGCTCAGCTTGGTCACCGCGTCGTCGTATTGGCTCAGGGGTGCGGCCCCGCTCTCCTGCCCCTTCCTGGTCTCCACGGAGAAGGTCACCTGCTTCTCCAGCTTGGGTGCCGCCGCCCCACTGGGCGCCTTGCCGCTCCCActtcccacctcctcctctgtcgccttctctcctccttccctctctttctccttctcctctttcgCCGTCTCTTTGTCTtcatccttctccttctcctcctcgcgCTGCAGTTCCTCCTCCATGCGCGAGAGGCGCTCCTCCAGACTCATCGAAtccacttctcctcctcctcctcctcctcctccacctttctctcccccctctccctccccctgctCCCTCTTGAGCTGCAGGAAGGCCGTCTTGCCCAGGCGCTGGCGGTGGCGTGTGAAGATGGCCTCGATGCGCCTCTTCTGGGACTCGATGGCACGCCGCTTCTCCTCCAGCCGAGAGGCCAGCTCCCAGGCCTCCGCCTGCCCGGCGGGGCTGCTCACGCTCGGGCTGTCCTCGTCGCCgccatcctctcctcttcctcctcctcctcctcctcctctggggGCGGGGCGTCTGGGTGAGGAGGTCCCGGTCCCTTCGCGCTCGTCAGGCGTGGGCGCAGGCTCCGACGGAGTCATGGGCGACTCGGGCTGCCTCCGACGGCGCTCCGCGAAGCTGGTCATCGTGCGCGCCTTGCCTGGGGTGACGGGTGGCGAGGCGTTGTTGTGGCTTCCCGTTGTGGTCGAGGCTGCCGTCACCGTGACGACGACAGGAGGGGCGGTGCCTTCCGAGGGGGAGTCCACGCCCACCACCGGCCGGCGCAGCAGCATCGAGCGAGACGGGGCGGAGCAGCTGAGCCTCGACCCGCCCTTCATCTTCCCATTGCCCCTCCCACTTCCAGGCGCCTCCTCCTCGCTCCCCGGGTCGTCCTCGCCGGGCGAGTGCAGGTAGAAGCCCGCTGGCGCCCCCTCTGGCCTCTGCCGGACAGCCACACCGCCGTTGGGCGCGTGGATGATGTGCAGGGCCTCCTCGATGGTGGGCAGCTCTCCCATTTGTGCAGGGGGGATCATGTGACTCAGGTCCTCGGGCGGAGTGTAAGGGTGGTGGTGTGTCATCGCCGTGGACACGGCGGTCAGGCTGTCGGTGCTGACGGAGCGGAAGAGCGGGTTGCCCATGACGACGTCCACGTCACTGTCCAGAGGGAAAGGGATACTGAAGGCTACCGCCGAGAGAGGGCGACTGACatggagagacggagagagagagagagagagagagagagagagagagagagagagagagaaaggagatagagagagagagatgtggagagagaaagaggagagaagagagagacgtggatagagagagaagagaagaaaacaagagggagaaacaaaaagagagagaatgtgtagagaatcatggagagagagagagagagagagagagagagagagagagatggggatgtcaacaaaaaataaaagcagCAGTGAATAAGGGTGACTTGTATGCATTTAAAGGTGGTCAGGGGTTTGTATTTGTTCTCAAAATGGAGCCGGTTTTGAACTCAACCGCCAACCCAAAGCTTTTAGATAGTCTGTCTCTTTTCTTGCTATGCTATCTCTCTCCATGTAAAGGCAGTTAATTGTATAAGGTTTATGGTCTCCTAATGTCTCTTTGTAATTTGCTTTGCTTAAACGTGtcagctaaataaataaatgtgaatgcCGTATTAAGCCTGCTGAGGAAATCAGACTGTCAGCAACTTGGTCagcagtgtctgtgtctgactgtgtgtgtgtgtgtgtgtgtgtgtgtgtgtgtgtgtgtgtgtgcgttttcaaATGTTACAACAAAAGGAGCTAAATAAGTGATTCCACCTTTAACTGAGAAGCAAGCGTTTTAAAGGTGCAATTTTCAGGGGTTTTTTTTGTCAAGAAACCATAAAACACAATGCCCAATACAAATATTCTGCTGGATTCTATGCATGTTGTTCCTCCATCCCGGAGTTGAAATTATATTATCAATCATATTCTGCCTGACTCAAAATAATGCAGAGAACACACTGGAAGAGTGTGTAAAGTCATATTTCAACATAAGTCTTCATCAGTTTCCATCAGTTACAACTGAAGGCATTTTCATAGATAATCATAGATCATAGATATTGTATCTGTCCATATTAAAATCTGAAAACTGCACCTTTAACAGAAGTAAAGCCAGAATCAATGCAGGTGTATGACATATTTACCTGAGTTGCTTTTTTGTCCAGCCTTTCCCTTCTGCACAGACAAAACATAGTTGATTGATAAAATATGACATAACAGATTGTAATCTGATATATGACATGACATGGCGTAATGTAACATAACatacatagcatagcatagcataactTAACATATGTAATGTAACTTAACATATTTAATGTAACATAATGTAACATAGCAACATactataacataacataacataacataacataacataacataacataacataacgtAATATCAAAcaaatttgttacattatataGAGAAATTTCAGCTTTCTCACCTGATCAAAACTACATATCCCAGAAACCTTTGAGCTTTCTCACTTTATCAAAACTACATATCCCAGAAACCTTTCAGCTCTCACCTGATCCTCCTGCTGGGGACACTGGAGAGGTGATGGGCAGAAAGGGCTGCTTGAAGATGAATGACGGAGAGCCACTATAGCAGACAAATGGGAAACCTTTAAAAACTACAACTCAACAACAGGGACcaaaactgcaccaaattgatCAAACTCAAAAAAGGGGGGATTTTTTTGTGATACATGAATTTAATTCTCATGGGCCTAATTTAAATGCTAGGGGAAAGTGCAAAGTTAGTCAATGAGTCAAGTTCTCGTGCATGAACTAACGCCGCCATGTGGAGCGAGACAGCTTTTAGCTGACCCACCACTGTGTGTACTAAAGATCTTTCTCATGGTAgatagattttgcattttgcatcATTATTACGGTAAGCAAGCTTTAGTGAGACGCTAGACTTTGCAATCTCTCCAGCATTTAAATTAGGACCTTTATGTGTTCTGATACCTACACCATGTACACCATGTGCTCTATAGGGGACTCGTTTGTGCCTTATGTGTTCTGATACCTACACCATGTACACCATGTGATCTATGGGGGGACTTGTGTGTGCCTTATGTGTTCTGATACATACACCATGTACACCATGTGCTCTATAGGGGACTCATGTGTGTCTATGGGAGGTACACATATCTAAACAGTGGCGTATATTACCTGTTTGAGGTACAAGCAGCTAAACAGTGCCGTATATTACCTGTTTGAGGTACACGCATCTAAACAGTGGCGTATATTACCTGTTTGAGGTACACATATCTAAACAGTGGCGTATATTACCTGTTTGAGGTACACGCATCTAAACAGTGGCGTATATTACCTGTTACTGTTCCCATTCATTGGGCTTGTACAGCCATCTAGACCTGAGGCATCTGAGGGGACAACAAGATGTTGAAGTCATTCatatataaagtgtgtgtgtgtgtgtgtgtgtgtgtgtgtgtgtgtgtgtgtgtgtgtgtgtgtgtgtgtgtgtgtgtgtgtgtgtgtgtgtgtgtgtgtgtgtgtgtgtgagtatatatgACGAGTTTGGTTCAAAAacactatatctccattttaaaaaacattaataaatcatgttatttaattgtgtatttcaggtaatttCATAAAAATTGTTATTTCATATATTtcagagtatgtgtttgtgtctctttttccgtgtgtgtgtgtgggtgaatatATCATACCTGTGAGGTCCAAGGTCAGTAATGGTTGGACGATGTCTGGTTTCTGCACCTCAAACCATTTCAAAAGCTCAGCcatgaagcacatgatgttCAGCTGCCAACAAAAACATCATCACAACTCCACTTCACTGTGTCTGtaaagagtgtgtatgtgtgtgtgtgtgtgtgtgtgtgtgtgtgtgtgtggtatgtgtgtgtgtgtgtgtctatgtatgtgtgtgtgtgtgtgtgtgtgtgtgtgtgtgagtgagtgagtgagtgagtgagtgagtgagtgtgtgtgtgtgtgtgtgtgtggtgtgtgtgtggtgtgtgtgtgtgtgtgtgtgagtgagtgccttGTACCTTTAGTGTTGGTGGGGTGTAGAGTAGGTCCTCCAACACCAGGGGGCAGCATCCTTTCAGCCAGCGCTCACAGAAGTCCCTGATGAGCTGCAGGTTGTACAGACTGTCCGCCACCGACATGGTGTCCCTCAGGCACACgtctacacagacacagacaggggGGATGAGAACATGGGACAGAATTTTttgagtgtctgagtgtgtgtgtgtgtgtgtgtatgagtgtgtgtgtttgaacatgtttagtttatttttattttcgtATGTtgaagtatgtgtgtttgcgtgcgtgcgtgcgtgtgtgtctttgtgcatgtgtgtgtgtgtgtgtgtttgagtgtgtgtgtgaacatgtttagttgtgtatttgtgtttcgtatgttgaagtgtgtgtatgtgtatcttcgtgtgtgcgtgcgattgagtgtgtgtctcttcgtgtgtgtgtgtgtgtgtgtgtgtgtgtttgagtgtgcaaACCTTCCAGTCGGAGCAGCGTTGGACAGTAGAAGTGCAGCACGGCGGCGATTGCACAGCCATTAGACAGATCCTTCATCTCCGACACAAACGGAAACGTAGGAGTTTGTTTGGACTGCACCTTATCCTTCCTGTAGCGAatctgagagagtgagagagaaagacagagagatagagagacagagagacacagagag from Alosa sapidissima isolate fAloSap1 chromosome 9, fAloSap1.pri, whole genome shotgun sequence includes these protein-coding regions:
- the LOC121718039 gene encoding calmodulin-regulated spectrin-associated protein 3 isoform X3, which encodes MVDTNATRKTSAVPEITPLDRYDFGRAKIHASVRWLLVKAYGSGEGVPADLREPLSHDATTTTTTKHKQPPQPQQQDQALKPAVARLLLSCELYRRAYASVQQGAPTAQGPKDHEGLLQALAKRGLEAAVSEGELACQPIKVGAHLAVIDAMMTLAAMETVGGVKMAKEVEQFGGGPTWENALLFWVNKLIQKLRESTDTEEVPKPQPTCTDLQPVQPSCPTRWYWKLVPIRYRKDKVQSKQTPTFPFVSEMKDLSNGCAIAAVLHFYCPTLLRLEDVCLRDTMSVADSLYNLQLIRDFCERWLKGCCPLVLEDLLYTPPTLKLNIMCFMAELLKWFEVQKPDIVQPLLTLDLTDASGLDGCTSPMNGNSNSGSPSFIFKQPFLPITSPVSPAGGSEGKGWTKKQLSRPLSAVAFSIPFPLDSDVDVVMGNPLFRSVSTDSLTAVSTAMTHHHPYTPPEDLSHMIPPAQMGELPTIEEALHIIHAPNGGVAVRQRPEGAPAGFYLHSPGEDDPGSEEEAPGSGRGNGKMKGGSRLSCSAPSRSMLLRRPVVGVDSPSEGTAPPVVVTVTAASTTTGSHNNASPPVTPGKARTMTSFAERRRRQPESPMTPSEPAPTPDEREGTGTSSPRRPAPRGGGGGGGRGEDGGDEDSPSVSSPAGQAEAWELASRLEEKRRAIESQKRRIEAIFTRHRQRLGKTAFLQLKREQGEGEGGEKGGGGGGGGGEVDSMSLEERLSRMEEELQREEEKEKDEDKETAKEEKEKEREGGEKATEEEVGSGSGKAPSGAAAPKLEKQVTFSVETRKGQESGAAPLSQYDDAVTKLSSALQALQKDMQKLTEQQQKLMGGAKKTTPTKTTPFRKTPPPSKAWVIPASPKGSASASASASVPRLSRESTRDMSPSSPSRSAHNHQALPSAAPKSPQATATGSASAGRKTPKSPSSTVPKSPSSTVPKSPSSSVPKSPRRQRAPARPSDLRFPPLARVLTTPQSVDTLPHLRRVSPSKCQVQTSSSLRFGGPQTPTPQTPTHKGPSHALKPEESTSESGSSDEHVAMFSLELDVGPPPAPPATITAAQALATANANASANASAIAIANANANASAIATGAAFPRPPGSVAGGSSVGGGSSSGAPSECSFDSDLMISGGLTDGEVEVETEGEGGGEGGGEDSEQLLEEALSSLQGPLGGGEETDQELGPEIFSSDSMSDQTESDTKGGVGFFFREEGLSEEEMAQRKAALLERQQRRAEEMRRRRQEQERENSRASSADELRLSQSLPTSSFFAPPPVQRSQATPPSTPQRRGDFTREEYERRHQLKIMSDLDKVLRQKPSTSKQQKQQQQKQQQQQHKQQQHKHRANKSQDNNAVITKSPAKKKTDSSSAGAMTNGPLSAVKPPSRSNSPAGRTMSPCRPANQNGDKDWENGSGASSPASLPEYTGPKLYREPSFKSNKFIINNALSRCCLAGKVNQTQKDKIIEEIEKSSANHFLILFRDSHCQFRAVYTAGGGGGASGNSGVGAGAGSNSGGGGESSEELVRLCGVGPRVISCADVEAIYKYSSDRKQFSAIPSKTMSMSVDAFTIPAHLWHTKKQSTPKKVATPK